Sequence from the Nocardiopsis sp. YSL2 genome:
GCGGCGGGCGTCACGTCCCAGGGAGCGCACGCGGTCCAGGAGCCAGTCGCGCAGGGGCGCGGGCACGGGTGGGCGGGTGGGGATGAGGGGGTCGGCGGCGGGGGTGGTCGGGGCGGTGGCGGCCAGGTGGTGCAGGGTCTGGGTGACGGCCAGGGGCAGGCCGCCGGTCCAGTCCCTCAGGCGGTGGGCGTCGGCGCGGGTGACCGGGCGCGGGTGCAGGATGTGCTCGGCCAGGGTGTGGACGTCCTCGGCGGTGAGCGGGCCCAGGGTGAGTTCGTCGTGGCGGGTGCCGGGGGGTGTGCGGGCGGCCAGTGCGGCCAGGCGGACCGAGCGGGGCAGTTCCTCGGGGCGGTAGGTCAGGATCAGGGACAGGTGCGGGGGCAGGCGGGGGGTGAGGTAGCGCAGCAGGTCGTGGGTGGCGGCGTCGATCCACTGGGTGTCCTCCAGGACCAGGACGGCCGGTCCCAGGGCGTCCAGGAGTTCGGCCAGGGCGCGGTAGGTGCGGTGGTGGTCGGCGGCGGGTGTGGGGGCGGGGGGCGGGGCGGGGGGCAGGTGGGCGGTGTGTTCGGGGATGAGCGGGGCCAGGGCGCCGCACAGCGGGCTCAGTCCGTCGGGGATGGTGGCCTGGCGCAGGGCGTCGACCAGGGCGGCGAAGGGGAAGGGTTCGGCGCGGGGCGGGCAGTGTCCGGTCAGGACGGTGGTGTCGGCGTCCTCGGTCAGGGTGTGGACCAGGCGGGTCTTGCCCGATCCTGCCGGGCCGGCCAGTAGGAGCAGGGCTCCGGGAGCGGCGGCGGCGCGCAGGCGGCGTTGGTGGTGTTGACGGCCGACGAGTGGGGGAAGGCGCACACCTGACGACGTTATAGCGACACCGCGGGTAGGAAAAGGGGGTCTGGGGCGACATCCGGTGCCCGATCGCTTTGGATACTGAACGGTAGGCCAGGTCGGTGTGGTGGCGCTGGGGGCGCGCGGCTGGTCGGGTGGCGTGTGCCACAGCGGATCGGGCATAGTGGCCGCTTCGGAGGACACGGCGGGGGTGCGCGGATGGTGGAGACGATGCATGCGCTGGTGCCCGTGCTCGCGGTGGTGCTGGCCGGTCTGCTCGCCGGGTTGTTCTTCGCGTTCTCGATCGCGGTGATGCCGGGGCTGGGCCGGGCGGGCGACCGCGCGATGATCGAGGCGATGCGGGGTGTCAACGCCGCCATCCTCAACCCGTGGTTCGCGGTGGTGTTCGTGGGAGCGCCGGTGGCGGTGCTGGCCGCGCTGGTGCTGCACGCCGGCTCGGGTGAGGCGGTGGCCGCGGCGTGGTCGGCGTCGGCGCTGGTGCTGCTGGTGGCCGTGTACGTGATCACCTTCGGGGTGAACGTGCCGCGCAACAACGCCCTGGAGCAGGCCGGTCCGGCCGAGCGGATCGGTGACCCCGCGGCGGTGCGGGCGGACTTCGAGGGTGTGTGGGTGCGGTGGAACCACCTGCGCACGCTGGTGTCCCTGGCCGCGCTGGTGTGCGCGGCGATCGCGATCGCCGCGCACTGAGGGCACCGCCGCCCCGGGTGGTGCCGGCTGTGCCGGGGCGCTGTGCCCGCCGCCATGGCTTCGCGGCGGGCACCGGCGGTCGCGGGTCAGCTCACCGGCGCCGCGTCGTTGGAGTCCAGGCCCGCCAGCAGCGCGTTGACGTCGCGCACGCACCCGCCGCACCCGGTGGTGGCGCGGGTGGTCGCGGCGATGGCGTCCCGGTCCCGGGCCCCGTCCAGCCACGCCTGCTCGATGTCGGTGCGGGTGACGGCGTTGCACCGGCACACCAGCGCCTCGGGGGTGCCTGGGGCTCCCTCGTCCGGTGTGGCCGTGGGCAGCCCCTGGACCAGGGCCAGGCGGTCGGCGGGCACCGAGGCGCCGGTGTCGTGCAGCTGGGAGACGGTGGCGGCTGCCTCGGGGAAGCCGAGCAGGACGGCGCCCACCACCTTGTCCTGGCTGACCACGAGCTTGGCGTAGCGTCCCCCGTGCGCGTCGCTGACGGTGACGGTCTCCAGGCCTGCGGCGTCGTCGTCCTCGTGGACCTGCCCGAAGGAGGTCAGCTCGATCCCCTCGGCCTTGAGGCGGGTGACCGGCCTGGACCCGGTGTAGCGGGCCTGGGGTTCGGTGCCGGTGAGGCGCCGGGCCAGGACGGCGGCCTGTTCCCAGCCGGGCTGGACGAGGCCGGCGCCGCCTCCGGCGTGCTGGGCGCAGTCGCCGATGGCGTGCACACGCGGGTCGGAGGTGCTCAGGAAGTCGTCGACCAGCACGCCGTGCTCGACCTCGATGCCCGCGTCCTTGACGAGTTCGGTGTTGCCGCGCACTCCCGCGGTGACCACGAGGACGTCGCCGGGCAGGACGCGCCCGTCGTCCAGTTCCAGGCCGGTGCCCGGGACCCACCGTGAGGCCACCCGCCAGGAGTGGACGGTCACGCCCAGGTCCTCGTAGAGGTGGCCCAGGATCTTCGCGGCGGGCTTGTCGATCTGGCGGCGCATGATCCAGGGCGAGGACTCCACCACCGACACCCGGGCGCCGCGTCCGGCCAGTCCGCGCGCGGCCTCCAGGCCCAGCACGCCGCCGCCCAGGACCACCACGGGGGCGCCGGGCCGTACCAGCGACAGCAGGCGTTCGCAGTCGGCCAGGTCGCGCAGGGCGGTCACGCCTTCGCCGGGCTGCCCGTCCTTGGCCGAGACGCCCGTCACGGGCGGGAAGGAGGCGCGTGCGCCCGTGGCCATGACCAGTTCGTCGTAGGGCAGGTGGGAGCCGTCGTCCAGGGTCACCGTGCGCTGTGCGGTGTCCAGGGCGGTGGCGGTCAGGCCGGTGCGGATGGTGACGCCGGGGGTGTCGGGTGCGGGCAGGCGGATCTGTTCGGGGGTGTAGTCGCCCGCGACCACGCCCGAGAGCAGGACGCGGTTGTAGGCGGCGTGGGGTTCGGTGCCGACCACGGTGACGTGGACGCGCCGCCCCTCAGGGTCGAGCCGGGCGACCTCCTCGGCGAAGCGGGCGCCGACCATCCCGTTGCCGACGACCACGATCTGGCGCGGGGACGCGCCCTGCACGGTGCTCAACTACTGCCTCCAGGTGGGTGGGT
This genomic interval carries:
- a CDS encoding FAD-dependent oxidoreductase, with the protein product MSTVQGASPRQIVVVGNGMVGARFAEEVARLDPEGRRVHVTVVGTEPHAAYNRVLLSGVVAGDYTPEQIRLPAPDTPGVTIRTGLTATALDTAQRTVTLDDGSHLPYDELVMATGARASFPPVTGVSAKDGQPGEGVTALRDLADCERLLSLVRPGAPVVVLGGGVLGLEAARGLAGRGARVSVVESSPWIMRRQIDKPAAKILGHLYEDLGVTVHSWRVASRWVPGTGLELDDGRVLPGDVLVVTAGVRGNTELVKDAGIEVEHGVLVDDFLSTSDPRVHAIGDCAQHAGGGAGLVQPGWEQAAVLARRLTGTEPQARYTGSRPVTRLKAEGIELTSFGQVHEDDDAAGLETVTVSDAHGGRYAKLVVSQDKVVGAVLLGFPEAAATVSQLHDTGASVPADRLALVQGLPTATPDEGAPGTPEALVCRCNAVTRTDIEQAWLDGARDRDAIAATTRATTGCGGCVRDVNALLAGLDSNDAAPVS
- a CDS encoding DUF1772 domain-containing protein; this encodes MVETMHALVPVLAVVLAGLLAGLFFAFSIAVMPGLGRAGDRAMIEAMRGVNAAILNPWFAVVFVGAPVAVLAALVLHAGSGEAVAAAWSASALVLLVAVYVITFGVNVPRNNALEQAGPAERIGDPAAVRADFEGVWVRWNHLRTLVSLAALVCAAIAIAAH